From the Dama dama isolate Ldn47 chromosome 24, ASM3311817v1, whole genome shotgun sequence genome, one window contains:
- the EOMES gene encoding eomesodermin homolog isoform X2: protein MQLGEQLLVSSVNLPGAHFYPLEGARGGGSGSAGHVPGAAPSPQRLDLDKAPKKFSGSLSCEAGSGEPAAAGGGAPAAMLGDADAGDAFASAAAVAKPGPPDGRKGSPCGEEELPSAAAAAAAAAAASARYSMDSLSSERYYLQSPGPQGSELAAPCSLFPYQAAAGAPHGSVYPAPNGARYPYGSMLPPGGFPAAVCPPGRAQFGTGAGASGGAGGGGGGGGPGAYQYGQGAPLYGPYAGAAAAGTCGGLGGLGVPGSGFRAHVYLCNRPLWLKFHRHQTEMIITKQGRRMFPFLSFNINGLNPTAHYNVFVEVVLADPNHWRFQGGKWVTCGKADNNMQGNKMYVHPESPNTGSHWMRQEISFGKLKLTNNKGANNNNTQMIVLQSLHKYQPRLHIVEVTEDGVEDLNEPSKTQTFTFSETQFIAVTAYQNTDITQLKIDHNPFAKGFRDNYDSSHQIVPGGRYGVQSFFPEPFVNTLPQARYYNGERTVPQTNGLLSPQQSEEVANPPQRWLVTPVQQPGTNKIDIGSYESEYSSSTLLPYGIKSLPLQTSHALGYYPDPAFPAMAGWGGRGSYQRKMAAGLPWTSRTSPPGFSEDQLSKEKVKEEIGSSWIETPPSIKSLDSNDSGVYTSACKRRRLSPSTSSNENSPSIKCEDINAEEYSKDTSKGMGGYYAFYTTP, encoded by the exons ATGCAGTTAGGGGAGCAGCTCTTGGTGAGCTCCGTGAACCTGCCCGGCGCGCACTTCTACCCGCTGGAGGGGGCGCGAGGAGGCGGCAGCGGGAGCGCCGGCCACGTCCCGGGAGCGGCCCCCTCGCCCCAGAGGCTGGACTTAGACAAAGCGCCCAAGAAGTTCTCGGGCAGCCTCTCGTGCGAGGCGGGGAGCGGGGAACCCGCGGCCGCCGGCGGGGGGGCCCCCGCAGCCATGCTCGGTGACGCCGACGCCGGGGATGCCTTTGCCAGCGCCGCGGCCGTGGCCAAGCCGGGGCCCCCGGACGGCCGCAAGGGCTCCCCCTGCGGGGAGGAGGAGCTGCCCTcggccgccgcggccgccgcggccgccgccgcagCCAGCGCGCGCTACTCCATGGACAGCCTGAGCTCGGAGCGCTACTACCTCCAGTCCCCCGGGCCTCAGGGCTCGGAGCTGGCGGCGCCCTGCTCGCTCTTCCCGTACCAGGCGGCGGCCGGGGCGCCCCACGGGTCTGTGTACCCGGCTCCCAACGGGGCGCGCTACCCCTACGGCTCCATGCTGCCCCCCGGCGGCTTCCCCGCGGCCGTGTGCCCACCCGGGAGGGCGCAGTTCGGCACGGGAGCCGGCGCGAGCggcggcgcgggcggcggcggcggtggagGCGGCCCGGGCGCCTATCAGTACGGCCAGGGGGCTCCGCTCTACGGGCCGTACGCAGGGGCGGCAGCCGCAGGTACCTGCGGAGGACTAGGGGGTCTGGGGGTTCCCGGCTCCGGCTTCCGCGCCCACGTCTACCTGTGCAACCGGCCTCTGTGGCTCAAATTCCACCGCCACCAAACCGAGATGATCATTACGAAACAGGGCAG ACGCATGTTTCCTTTTTTGAGCTTCAACATAAACGGACTCAATCCCACCGCCCACTACAACGTGTTCGTAGAAGTGGTGCTGGCGGACCCCAACCACTGGCGCTTCCAGGGGGGCAAATGGGTGACCTGCGGAAAAGCGGACAATAACATGCAGG GCAACAAAATGTATGTTCACCCGGAGTCTCCTAATACTGGATCCCACTGGATGAGACAGGAGATTTCTTTTGGGAAGTTAAAACTCACCAATAACAAAGgcgcaaacaacaacaacacccag ATGATAGTCTTACAGTCTTTACACAAGTACCAGCCACGGCTGCATATTGTTGAAGTCACAGAGGATGGCGTGGAGGACTTGAACGAGCCCTCTAAGACACAGACCTTCACTTTCTCAGAAACGCAGTTCATTGCTGTGACCGCCTATCAAAACACCGAT ATAACTCAACTAAAGATTGATCACAATCCCTTTGCAAAAGGCTTCAGGGACAACTACGATTC ATCCCATCAGATTGTCCCCGGAGGTCGGTACGGCGTTCAGTCCTTCTTCCCGGAGCCCTTTGTCAACACTTTACCTCAAGCCCGATATTACAATGGAGAGAGAACCGTGCCACAGACCAACGGCCTCCTTTCACCCCAACAGAGCGAAGAGGTGGCCAACCCTCCCCAGCGGTGGCTTGTCACGCCTGTCCAGCAGCCTGGGACCAACAAAATAGACATCGGCTCCTATGAGTCTGAGTATTCTTCCAGCACCTTGCTCCCGTATGGCATTAAATCCTTGCCCCTCCAGACGTCCCATGCCCTGGGGTACTACCCAGACCCTGCCTTCCCTGCGATggcagggtggggaggcagaGGCTCTTATCAGAGGAAGATGGCAGCTGGACTCCCATGGACCTCCCGAACAAGCCCCCCTGGGTTCTCTGAAGATCAGCTCTCCAAGGagaaagtcaaagaagaaattggCTCTTCTTGGATAGAGACACCCCCATCCATCAAGTCTCTCGACTCCAACGATTCCGGGGTTTACACCAGTGCTTGTAAGCGAAGGCGGCTGTCTCCTAGCACCTCTAGCAATGAAAATTCTCCCTCCATAAAGTGTGAGGACATTAACGCTGAAGAATACAGTAAAGACACCTCAAAAGGCATGGGGGGTTATTATGCTTTTTACACAACTCCCTAA
- the EOMES gene encoding eomesodermin homolog isoform X1, translated as MQLGEQLLVSSVNLPGAHFYPLEGARGGGSGSAGHVPGAAPSPQRLDLDKAPKKFSGSLSCEAGSGEPAAAGGGAPAAMLGDADAGDAFASAAAVAKPGPPDGRKGSPCGEEELPSAAAAAAAAAAASARYSMDSLSSERYYLQSPGPQGSELAAPCSLFPYQAAAGAPHGSVYPAPNGARYPYGSMLPPGGFPAAVCPPGRAQFGTGAGASGGAGGGGGGGGPGAYQYGQGAPLYGPYAGAAAAGTCGGLGGLGVPGSGFRAHVYLCNRPLWLKFHRHQTEMIITKQGRRMFPFLSFNINGLNPTAHYNVFVEVVLADPNHWRFQGGKWVTCGKADNNMQGNKMYVHPESPNTGSHWMRQEISFGKLKLTNNKGANNNNTQMIVLQSLHKYQPRLHIVEVTEDGVEDLNEPSKTQTFTFSETQFIAVTAYQNTDITQLKIDHNPFAKGFRDNYDSMYTASENDRLTPSPTDSPRSHQIVPGGRYGVQSFFPEPFVNTLPQARYYNGERTVPQTNGLLSPQQSEEVANPPQRWLVTPVQQPGTNKIDIGSYESEYSSSTLLPYGIKSLPLQTSHALGYYPDPAFPAMAGWGGRGSYQRKMAAGLPWTSRTSPPGFSEDQLSKEKVKEEIGSSWIETPPSIKSLDSNDSGVYTSACKRRRLSPSTSSNENSPSIKCEDINAEEYSKDTSKGMGGYYAFYTTP; from the exons ATGCAGTTAGGGGAGCAGCTCTTGGTGAGCTCCGTGAACCTGCCCGGCGCGCACTTCTACCCGCTGGAGGGGGCGCGAGGAGGCGGCAGCGGGAGCGCCGGCCACGTCCCGGGAGCGGCCCCCTCGCCCCAGAGGCTGGACTTAGACAAAGCGCCCAAGAAGTTCTCGGGCAGCCTCTCGTGCGAGGCGGGGAGCGGGGAACCCGCGGCCGCCGGCGGGGGGGCCCCCGCAGCCATGCTCGGTGACGCCGACGCCGGGGATGCCTTTGCCAGCGCCGCGGCCGTGGCCAAGCCGGGGCCCCCGGACGGCCGCAAGGGCTCCCCCTGCGGGGAGGAGGAGCTGCCCTcggccgccgcggccgccgcggccgccgccgcagCCAGCGCGCGCTACTCCATGGACAGCCTGAGCTCGGAGCGCTACTACCTCCAGTCCCCCGGGCCTCAGGGCTCGGAGCTGGCGGCGCCCTGCTCGCTCTTCCCGTACCAGGCGGCGGCCGGGGCGCCCCACGGGTCTGTGTACCCGGCTCCCAACGGGGCGCGCTACCCCTACGGCTCCATGCTGCCCCCCGGCGGCTTCCCCGCGGCCGTGTGCCCACCCGGGAGGGCGCAGTTCGGCACGGGAGCCGGCGCGAGCggcggcgcgggcggcggcggcggtggagGCGGCCCGGGCGCCTATCAGTACGGCCAGGGGGCTCCGCTCTACGGGCCGTACGCAGGGGCGGCAGCCGCAGGTACCTGCGGAGGACTAGGGGGTCTGGGGGTTCCCGGCTCCGGCTTCCGCGCCCACGTCTACCTGTGCAACCGGCCTCTGTGGCTCAAATTCCACCGCCACCAAACCGAGATGATCATTACGAAACAGGGCAG ACGCATGTTTCCTTTTTTGAGCTTCAACATAAACGGACTCAATCCCACCGCCCACTACAACGTGTTCGTAGAAGTGGTGCTGGCGGACCCCAACCACTGGCGCTTCCAGGGGGGCAAATGGGTGACCTGCGGAAAAGCGGACAATAACATGCAGG GCAACAAAATGTATGTTCACCCGGAGTCTCCTAATACTGGATCCCACTGGATGAGACAGGAGATTTCTTTTGGGAAGTTAAAACTCACCAATAACAAAGgcgcaaacaacaacaacacccag ATGATAGTCTTACAGTCTTTACACAAGTACCAGCCACGGCTGCATATTGTTGAAGTCACAGAGGATGGCGTGGAGGACTTGAACGAGCCCTCTAAGACACAGACCTTCACTTTCTCAGAAACGCAGTTCATTGCTGTGACCGCCTATCAAAACACCGAT ATAACTCAACTAAAGATTGATCACAATCCCTTTGCAAAAGGCTTCAGGGACAACTACGATTC CATGTACACCGCTTCCGAAAATGACAGGTTAACTCCATCTCCCACGGATTCTCCTAGATCCCATCAGATTGTCCCCGGAGGTCGGTACGGCGTTCAGTCCTTCTTCCCGGAGCCCTTTGTCAACACTTTACCTCAAGCCCGATATTACAATGGAGAGAGAACCGTGCCACAGACCAACGGCCTCCTTTCACCCCAACAGAGCGAAGAGGTGGCCAACCCTCCCCAGCGGTGGCTTGTCACGCCTGTCCAGCAGCCTGGGACCAACAAAATAGACATCGGCTCCTATGAGTCTGAGTATTCTTCCAGCACCTTGCTCCCGTATGGCATTAAATCCTTGCCCCTCCAGACGTCCCATGCCCTGGGGTACTACCCAGACCCTGCCTTCCCTGCGATggcagggtggggaggcagaGGCTCTTATCAGAGGAAGATGGCAGCTGGACTCCCATGGACCTCCCGAACAAGCCCCCCTGGGTTCTCTGAAGATCAGCTCTCCAAGGagaaagtcaaagaagaaattggCTCTTCTTGGATAGAGACACCCCCATCCATCAAGTCTCTCGACTCCAACGATTCCGGGGTTTACACCAGTGCTTGTAAGCGAAGGCGGCTGTCTCCTAGCACCTCTAGCAATGAAAATTCTCCCTCCATAAAGTGTGAGGACATTAACGCTGAAGAATACAGTAAAGACACCTCAAAAGGCATGGGGGGTTATTATGCTTTTTACACAACTCCCTAA